Below is a window of Candidatus Saganbacteria bacterium DNA.
CTTTAAGCGCTTCCTTCAATTTAAACTCGCGGGCCATCATTCCTACAAGTTCTATCTCTGCTCCCGCGAGGTCTGTGGTCGCCGGTATGACGGACAGATTGTTCGTTTTTGTCTCTTTGATAGCTTTTTCGGCCTCGAGTCCGTCCGTCAGGATATCATAGATCGAAAAATCTACCGCATCCCTTGCCAGCCCGACAGCTGACGTCGCGTTACCCTGGGGATCCATGTCTATAAGAAGGACCTTCTTGCCGGAAACCGACAAAAACGCACAAAGGTTGATAGCGGTCGTGGTCTTTCCCACTCCGCCTTTTTGGTTGCATATGGATATTATTTTCCCCATTTATAGGGTTAGTATAACATAAAAAAAATTAGCATTATAGAGGCCGTTTTTTGCAAATTCCTGGTTTTCTCGGGTATTTTTCGGGCGTTAGTTTCTCTTTTTTTATGACTACGATCTGATGCAGATACTTTTTACGGTTCTTTTCATCGTCCAATTCTACCTGTATCGTCCTTTCAAGCTTTCCTCCCATGATCTTCAAAGCTTTTTCCGCGTTCTTTATTTCCGTTTCGATGTCTTTCCCTTTCATCGCTATAAAGATTCCGCCCGTTTTTACAAAAGGTAGGCAGAGTTCTGATGCGATGTTCAAAGGCGCAAGGGCCCTGCATACGGCCACGTCATATTGTTCTCTTCTTTTTTTTGCATAATCTTCGGCCCGTTCCCAGATGATGTCTATATCCTTAAACCCGAGGATATCGGCAATATGAGATAGGAATCCCGTCTTCTTTTTTATACAATCGAGTAAAGTCAATTTTATGTCCGGAAAAAGCACCTTCAAGACCAGCCCCGGAAATCCCGCTCCGGTCCCGATGTCGATTACTTCCGGATGTCCTGTTGAAAAATCGAAGGCTTCTTTTAGCGTTTCGCAGTCTTTGAAATGCTTGAGGATTATATCATCTTCATCGGTTATGGAAGTTAGGTTGAACTTTTTGTTCCAATTAATTAGCTCTTTTGAATAGATTTTAAATCGGGCTTCTTTGTCCACGTGTTATAAGTTATCGGCTAAGAGCTAAAATGCCTGGCCGATCGAGAAATGCAGAACGCCTTCAGAGAACATCTTATACGCGCCGACACCGAAATCAAGCCTGATGGGACCCATCGGAGTATTAAGTCTGAGACCGAAACCCCTGCCGGATATAGAGTTGTCCAAATCGGGCCATCTGGGATGGTACCATGCTTTACCCAGATCATAGAAAAGCACTCCCTGAAATGTTTCGTTGAAAGTGTAGCGGTATTCGATATTGGCAACATATTTTTTGGTGCCGACCTGCGCCTGGGACGGATCATAGCCCCTGACCGTATTGGCACCGCCAACATAATAGAGCTCTCCGGGAGGGATATCGCCAACCCCCACGCCTACCCCAAAGTGAAAAGCAAGTACCTGTTTATCTGCCAATTTTAAGAACTGGTTCAAATCGACCGTGTTCTTTGTGAAATCGGTAGTTATATCCGGCTTGACCTTCCAGCCTTTTGTTATCCCGAAAGTCGCAAACCTTCCCGTGGACGGGTTCATCCAATTATCTCTTGTGTCATATGCCAGAGAAAACCCTATAGTGTTTGAAGTATAGGGATCAAAATATGTCACTGTCGGTTCGACCCTTTCTGAACCTAGGGTAAGAGTAACATTCCATTCATCGTTGACGGGTTTATTTAAACTTAAGTCCCATCCGTTAAATTTCCCGTCGCTTTCAGGCTGGCCGATCAAATATACGTTCTTTCCGATCGTATACCATCTTCTTACGGTCGCCGAGACCTTATCACCAAGCTTGTCAGGCAGGAACCAGGGATACATGTACCTGAATTGATACGTAGACTGCTGCTGACCGGCCTGGCCACGGAGCAATATTCCCTGTCCGGTGCCGAAAACGTTCTCCGCACTAAGGTCGAGGAACCCGAACATTCCTTCGCGCTCTCCATAGCCGCCGCCGAAGTTGATCGTGTTGGTCTTGCTTTCTTTTACCTTAACCAGAAGTATTATCTTGTCAGGAGCAGCCGCAGGTTCGAAGTCCGGAGAAATATCCGAGAAGAATCCCAGGTTGAATATTCTTTTAAGGTCTTTTGCCAGGACCTTTTCGTTTAAGACCGTACCCGGCTTGCTTTTCATCTCCCTTAAGATCACATAATTCTTGGTCAGGGTGTTGCCGTCCAAAGCTATCTGTTCTATCGCTCCTTCGACAAGCTTAATTTGAAGGATGTCGGTGTCCGGATCGGTAGTGACGTTGACGACCCTTTCAAGGATATATCCGTCCTTGTGATACATATCATCGATGGCCTTGATGTCTTCTTGGATAGATTTGAAAGACATTATCTCCCCCTGCTTTGAACGCATCATGGAAAATATCTTTGCCGCGGGATAGACGCTGCATCCTTCTATTGTTATACCCTTCAGGCATGGGTTCTCGACCACATTGAAAGTCACCGCAGTGCCTTTTCTGGATTTGTTAAGATCCGTTGTCACATCCGCAAAATACCCCATTGCGTATATGGCTTTTACATCATTATTCAGACTTTGCTGGGTCATGCGGTCTCCAACGCGTATTGATACCTGCTCGAGTATTTTTCCCGACGGGATAATGAAATTACCTTTTATGTTTATTCCGGTTATAAGACTGTCAACGGTCACGGCATCTGTTTTTGTGACGGCAGGTCCGGTCAAGCTACCAAGATCTGGCGCGGACTTCAGGCTGAAATCTATCGCCAGCGAAATGCCTGACAGCAGAAAAACCGCGGCCGAGATGCAAAATATTTTTTTCATGTCTGATACTTTCATTTTACTTTAATTATACAAATTTATCCACACCTTGTTTTCAAAAAACGTACGCGTACTGAAGCATGAGCTTGTAATATGTAACGCTCCAATCCTTGATATAAGGCATCGGTTCCCTGTAATAAGCCAGCGAATAATATCTGTCGATCTTCCAGGATATCTGATAATTGAAAGATGAATTGTTGTAAACCGTGTTCTGCTGCGTTGACTGCGCGTACTTCAACTGAATAAATATTTTATCAAAAAAGCCCTTAGCTATGCCCACGGCCAGCTGTGGTTTGTCTGTATATCCGTACTCTCCGCGTCTTGTCGGAAGGTATTTTTCAAGGTCTCGTCCGAAATTGTAGTCCAGCGTAAAGCTCTCGAGCCCCAGCGCTTTTTCCACATTGCCTGTTATACTTTTTACAAGATATGAGTTTATGCTGGAGTTAAGGTAATCCACGAGTATCGCGTTCGTATCCATAACCCCGCCCGTATTTGACAGGTTCAACGTGTCCCTGACAAAATCAGGCAGTATTATCTCTCTTATTTTATTCTGGTCATAAGTAGTGCTGACCATCGGCGGTGTTTTTGAGGCGTCTTCCTTGAACGCGAAAAACTGGATGTTTAAAGGTCTCGCTTTTTCTTTGTCCGAAGGAATGCCGGTCGCTCTTGTCAGGACATATACTTTTTGCTGGGTATATTCCTGCGGCACACCGCTGTCGATCCCTGACGCAGGAGGCGTGGATTGAGCAACTTTTTCTTTTACCTTGACCTCGCTCTGCGCCGTGATCGACAGATAAGGCAGAGCAGAGGTTAAACCGCTGCCCCCCGAGAATATGGCTGTGTTTTTCATGATCATTGACCTGTTCAAGCTGAAATATTGCTCTTGTTTATCTTCGGATAGGATATTAAAATCCCTTCCCAGGATGTTAACCGTACCGCTTTTTATATCTACGTCTCCTATGATTGTCGGGGATGACAGGAAACCTTTTAACTCAAGATTTTCAGAGGCTACTTCAAGGTTAATATTAGACATGTCCAGAGAGATCGGCCTGTTCGACTCCCCCTGGACAAGATAGACCGATTTGCCGATATTAAGATCGACATCAAAACCGATGTCGACAAAAGGAGCTGCGTCGTTTTGTTTTCCCTGTGGGATTATTACCTTACCGTCATGTATGTTAAGGTCTGCTGACAAAACAGCTTTTTGCCTCTTGCTTAATGACCCGTCCATTGATAGCGTGCCTTTCAGGCTCAGGCGCCTCAAATCCGCCTGCCCGGAATAAAACCCGGGGATGCCGACCGAACCTGTCACGGGAGCTGCTGCGATATTCAGCCAGATCTGTTTTTTGCCGATCAGGTCTGCGAGATCGATATCTCCCGCGATAGAAAAAACATCGGATTTTTTCAGTGTCCTGTCTCCCGAGATAGTGCCGGAAAATCTTTTTATCGTCATATAGCTGTCCACTATCTTTATGTCCGCGTCAAAGTCATACAAAGTCGATCTGATCTGGTCGATATTGACTACAGCATCATTTATAACGACACTTCCGTTTATTAAAGGTTTATCTATTGTCCCGCTTAAGTCGAGATCTACTTGCCCTCCTCCCGAAGTCCAACTCACCCCTTTAAACAGCGTAACAAGAAGTCCGGCATTGTCCCCGGCCAGATCTATCTTGATGTCGATATTTTTTCCCGAGACAAAAGGCATCCTGCCTTTTATAGAAGCTTTCTGCTTGCCGTTGCGTATATCAAGCTCCTCGATATCCAGCATGCCTCCGGAGTAACGGGCTTTTGAATAAAGGCTTTCGACATAAAAACCTCCCACGGTTGTTTTGCTTATAGAAAAGACGGCATTGATATTGGGATCGAAATATTTGCCGTTTGCAGAAGCTTTAACTGTGAGCCTGCCGTCTATAGGAAAAGAAAGGCCGGTCGCGGTCTCTATCTTTTCCGCCGGAAGGTCTTTGGCGGAAACATTCAGATCTATAGGACCTTTAACATCGATCATGCCCGATGCATCAAGATTTCCTCCATGATCTTTCAATGACAGGCCATTCAGGTATATTTTCCCGCTTTTATATGAGCCGGATACATCCAGGCTGTCAAAATCATATTGCCCCAACAGACCGTTGATTATCCTGACCGAGCCTTTGACTTCAACATCCGCTCCCCTGCCTTTTACAAATATGTTCGCTCCAAGCAAGCCGGATATTTTAAGTTTTGAAATATCGAGCGCGCGCTGCTGTTCTGCCGACGGTTTGACGCTCTTTGTCCATGCCTTCAGAAAAGCGTTATCCGGAGTGAACAAAACGTCTCCTTTTTGTGATCTATATCCTGACAGATCAGGGAACGAAATATCATCTTTTCTTATCGCCACCTTTATCGGGGCTTTGTCCGCAGATCCGATCATCCTCAACGCTTCGGAATAGACCATGCTGCTGATCTGGACCGCTGTACTTAACCCGCCCCTGTTTGTATAGATCTGACCGGAGTAAGACGGCTCTTTCCCGTTAAGGTCCAGCTCTGCGGAGACAGAATATCTGTCAGCGCCCTGACTGATGATAACCGGTCCTTCGACGGAAATGAATTTATCTTTATACTTTATTGTTCCGTCTAACCTATCCAGCTTTATCTCATTAAAGACAAGGTCTTTTACTCTAAAATTGAGCAAGGCCAAGGGATGAGAGAATTTCCCGCTGATATTTCCGTTGAACACGGCGCACCCATTGATCCTTGCGAACCTCTGTGTGAGCGGCCTGAGCCTTGCAAGATCGATATTTCCGCTTAAGTTTATGTCCGCTTTATCATCAAGCCCGGCCTTGCCGGATATAGAAATGTTAGAGTCGCTGTTTGTCAGGGTGATATTCTTTATCTCGAGTTTCTTTTCCTTTAATTGGAACGATGCTTTTGCCGTTTTGACCTCTTCGCCTGATAATATCGCATCCTTAAGTTCCATCTCGCATGAAACATCAAGCCCCTGCAGGATCTCAAGAGGTGTAGTCCCTTTGTCCGGCACTCCTTTTATTGCGACGTTCACATCCAGCAAACCTTTATTACTTCCTCTTTCGGAGGGTGCGAATTTGTCAATGATCTTAAAGTCGGCCACATTGGCATTCTTGGCCCTGATCATTATCGAGGAGGCCGTGCCTCTCGCAAGTGCCCCGCTGGCCTCTATCTTAGAGTCACCGGCAAATAAAATAAACTTTTTTAGTTCAAAAGCTCCCTTTTTCAGTGAGGCCTGCGCCTCTGCAGAAGTAATGTCCTGCATAGATATCCTTGCGTCCGAAATTTTCATCTGTGCATCAAAATTGATATTTTGAAACGGTCTTTTGAACAAGGAATCGTCGATCCGGCCAGAAATATTTCCTTCAAAATAATCGAGGGTCCCTCGTACGCCATCCAGGAAATACGGGTTGCTGACACTGAATCTGCTTGCCGAAGCCCTGGCATAAAATGAAAGGTCCTTTTCTATCCTGCCGGAAGAGACGACCTTGGACTGCCCGTTGAATATTTCGACCCGGTCAAACGTGACGCATCCCCTCTCAAAAACAGCTGTGCCAGTTATCCTGTCGGCGTTTTGACCTGCAAGTGACGCATCAGAAAGAGAAGCTTCTGCTGTTAAATTGACATTCTCGCCAGCTCCGTTTATCAGGACGTTCCCGCTTGCAAGTCCTTTTGTTCCGGCAAGACCGCCGGAAAGTTTTTTCAGATCAGCTTTCGAAAAATTGACCTCCCCGTTAATAAGGGGTGTTTTTACCGCGAATAGCACAGCCAGGTTACCCGTTGTTGTCCCGCCGCAGAATGTTCCATTATCAGAACCGAGAACTAACCTTTTTTCATCAAAAGATATGTCAATTTTTCCGGAAAACGGTCTCCCATATATGTTCCCGTCAGAAATGCTTACGCTTCCTTTTATAAACATCTTCGGAAGTGTCTGGATATCAAGACTGACTGCGGTTTTACCGTTAAGGTCTGTAGCTTTTACGGCCGGGATCGCAAGATACTTGATCCACGGATTTGCTTTGAGCCCGGCAGCCGTCAATTTTATCCTTGCCCTTGAAGTTTTCAGGTTTATTTTGCCTTCCGATCTTATCGGGGCCCCGTCCGACAGGCATGAAACCGCAAAAAATATCTTGTCTTTTTTGCTAAGATCGGCAGTCCCTGTCACATTGGCGATCTTTGAGACAAACGGCTGTTTGAGGTGTTCGGGACCGAATCCGGAAAGGTCCCTGAAATCTACGGTGCCGTTACGGATGAAGATCTTGCCCTTGAACGGAGGAGGAGGGGCCCCGCCGCCGCCGGGATCCAGCAATTTCGCAAGGTTCCACGAACCGTCCTTTTCATGCTCCAAATAGACCTTAGGTTCGAAAACCTCGATCTTCCCTATAGCAGAGATAATGTCTTTTACCGCAAGCACCCGGATCACGTTGTAATGGACTTTCGCCCTTTTTATGGTTATTACGCTTCCCTGTGACAGTTTTTTGAACTTCGCGATCCTGACATCGTTCAAAGTAATAGAGTCCAAAAGTATCTCATCGACCGAACCGACCGAGATCTCCCTGCCCATCATCGCGGACGCTTGTTTTGATATTTCTTCTTTTATGTTTGAGAAAATAGGGTTCTCAATATTGAAAAAGGGGATGCTTTGGGCGCAGGAAAACGTCAATAAAAAGATAATACATCCACAACAGATCTTTTTGATCATTAGAAAAATTATAACACCTAATATATTTCGTGGAAAGGAGATTTTTCGGGGTCTATAACAAGCTTATCTGCGAGGCCGGCTGCTGAACATCTTTTTGATTTCTTGCCTGCGGAGGCGTTTTGCCGATATGCCGGTAAGCTGCTTCTGTAAGGACCCTTCCTTTTGGCGTGCGGTCCAAAAATCCTATCTGCATGAGATACGGTTCATAGACGTCTTCTATCGTGCCGGGATCTTCGCTTATCGCCGCAGATATGGTATCAACGCCTACAGGACCGCCGGAAAATTTTTCAGCGATGACAAGAAGGATCTTACGGTCGACATTGTCCAGCCCCAGTTCATCTACGTCAAGATGCTTCAGGGCGGAAGCGGCGACTTCTTTTGTGATGGAACCGCCCGCTTTTACCTGGCACCAGTCCCTGACGCGCCTTAGAAGCCTGTTGGCTATGCGAGGTGTCCCCCTTGCTCTTCTTGCGATGGCAAGCGCACCTTCTTTGTCAATATGGACACTCAGTATCTCAGCAGCTGCTTCAATTATTTTTGTAAGCTCCTGAGGAGTGTAAAATTCCAGCCTGGAGATCATCCCGAACCTGTCGCGGAACGGCCCCGTCAACAGGCCTATCCGTGTCGTAGCGCCTATCAGCGTGAACTTCGGAAGGTCAAGCCTTATGGACCTTGCGCTCGGACCTTTGCCGATCACTATATCAAGGCCGAAATCCTCCATCGCCGGGTATAATATTTCTTCAACCACTTTGTTCAGGCGGTGTATCTCGTCAATAAAAAGGACATCATTCTCGGAGAGGTTGGTAAGTATCGCCGCGAGGTCCCCGGGCCTCTCGATTGCCGGGCCGGAAGTCGTTTTGATATTGACTCCCATCTCGTTCGCCAGGATGTTCGCGAGGGTCGTCTTGCCAAGCCCGGGAGGACCGTAGAGCAGAATATGCTCCAGTGTCTCGCCGCGCTTTTTAGCGGCGTCCATGACGACCGTTATGCTTTCTTTGACTTTTTCCTGGCCGATATAGTTGTCTATCCTGCGCGGCCGTAGCCCGCTGAAAGCGGCGTCTTCATCGCTTCTCCCCAGAGTGACGATCCTGCTTTTATCCTCGTTCATTGACATAAGTTTATCATAGAAAAGGCGGTATAGCCCTTAACTTTGGCCATAGATCCTTATATACTGCCAGTAGCTTTCAAGGACTTTTTTTACGTACAATTTTGTCTCGGCTAACGGGATGCTTTCAACAAACTCGTCGATATCGGAATGATCGATCCTGTTCAGCCATTTATCCACATTGCCCGCTCCTCCGTTATATGAGGCTAGCGCAAGATATTTATCTCCGCCGAATCTTTTAAGCAGCTGTGAAAGATAATAGACCCCCATTTTAATATTCAAGTTGGGATTGAAAAGATATTTCGTCCTGTAAGGCCTGAGATAAAGCCTTGTTGCTATCCCTCTTCCTGTACGGGGCATTATCTGAGCAAGGCCTCTCGCGCTTGACCTTGAAACAGCTCTGGGGTTAAAGCGGCTTTCTTCCCTGATCAGCGCGAACACAAGGTACGGATCGACGCCGTATTTTTCGGCGACGGCAAATACCTGGCTCTTAAAAGCTGTCGGATAAGCAAGGTTCATCGCGAGATATTTTTCGCTGTCGAGATCCGTAGAATAGAAATCGTACTCTCCGGCCTTTTCAAGTGTTTTTATGGAGTGATAATAGTTCTTCTGCAGATTGAGTAAAAGAGAGAGGCATAGCTTTCCGGTCTTTATGTCTCGCTCGCTTGAGCTTGAATAGACCATTGTTTTTGCTTCGCTGGCCGCATCTTCAAAATATTTTATGCTGAGGAGCTCTTTAAATTTTTCAAAGTGGATATTGGCTATTGCCAGCTCGCTGAGCTTCGGAAGGCTGACTCCCGACTCCGGGACACTTTGGACCTGGTAATTAAGGATCTGGCAGGCGCGCATGCCATAATACGTGTACGGATAATTTACAGTTATATACTCTAATAGTTTGTGCTGCTCGCCGACCAGGCCGGCTTTTTCGGCACTCTTTGCCCGCCAAAAAACGCATTTTGAGACTATCCGCGGATCGGCATCTCCGGGATACTGCCCGAGCTTTATAAAAGCACTTTCAAAATCCCCGCTCTTGTAGAGAATAAATCCTTCGCGCCAAACTTCGTTTGCTGAGTCATCAGGAGAAATGTCTACTGCAAAAAGTGACCTGGTCTGCTTATATATTTGCTGCACCGAGCTTAATATCGAAACTGCTCCCATCTGATTTATTTTTTTCTTTGAGACCTTCGTTGTCCTGCTCTTGGGATAATTTACCACTATTTCCGAATAGCGTTCTGCGGCCTCGTCCAAATATCCCAGTTTCTCAAGACACTGCGCTGCCCTGAAAATGACCACGTCCCTGGAAAAGACCGGGACATTGAAAGAAAGGGATTTTTCAAAATTGGCTATCGCGTTTAAAAAGTCGCCTTTTCCGGCATACAGCTCGCCGAGCCTGTAATACGCCTTGCCGACAAAAACGCTCTCAGGGAATTTATTTGTCAGATTGGTATATTCTATTTCGGCCTGTTGTTTATTGCCCGAGACGTCAAATGCCGCTGCCAGTCTGAACGCTGCATGATCATTAAGGATATACGAATCATTTTCTGCCAAAGGCGCAAGCATGTTCACTGCCTGCTGGAACCTGCCTTTATTGATAAAATAACAGGCTTTTTTATAATCGGCCGAGGACTGTGAGTAACAAAATGATGTGCCGGAAAGAATTACTGCAAATATTAATCCTAGAACTCCGGAGTTTTTCATCAGAACTATTCTATCACTTTTCCGAAATTTTACACTGCTTTTTTTGAAGTATATTATGGGGCCTGCAAACGGTTTACTGGCGCGTACTTTAACATCAGTGATTTTGTGCCGAAGTTAGAGAATACGACGTCTATGACCGTATCTTCGCCGTCGCCATCTATCTTTATGACCTCACCCGTCCCCCACTTCGGATGATTTACCGCGTCTCCTACAGAGTAGATGTCGCTGCTGACCCTGATCTTGACCTGTTTTTCTCCGGGCTCTAAGTCCATCCAGCTTTTTTCGTCAAAAAGAACGGCAGGAATTTCCTCCAAAAACCTTGATGGCCCGTTACACCATGATTCACCGAAAAGCATTCTTTCCTGAGCGTGGCATAAAAAAAGCTTTTCTTTGGCGCGCGTGATCCCGACATAGCAGAGACGTCTTTCCTCTTCAAGCTCTTTAGGCTCGAACATCGCCCTGTAATGAGGGAATATGCCTTCTTCCATTCCCGCGATGAAAACTATCGGGAACTCCAAACCTTTTGCGCTGTGCAGCGTCATCATCAAAACGGAAGGCTTATCTCCGTCAGCTGTGTCCTGGTCCGTTACAAGTGACATCTGTGTCAGGAACGCACCGAGAGAAGGATCGTCGCTGATATCTTCAAAATCAAGAGCGACCGTTAAGAATTCTCTTAAGTTTTCAGCTCTTGAAAGTGCTTCGGCCGTCTGTTCTTCTTCAATATCCTTTATCATATCAGTATCTTCATAGATCTTGGCTATCAACTGGGAAGCGGGCTGTTCCGCGGAAAGATCTCTGAAGACCTTTATTTTTTTATCCAGAGCCGCCAGTTGTTGTTTTGCATTACGAGAGATCTGAAGGACGTCGCATTTTTCTATCATTTCCGCTAATGGTATCTTTCTTGCATTAGCTTCATTTTCGATCTTAGAGATTGTCACCTTCCCCACCCCTTCCAGCATGAAAGACAGGACCCGCAGGCAATTGATGTTGTCCGAGGGGTTATAGATCATTTTCAAAAGCGAAAGAATGTCTTTTATCTCTTTTCTCTCGTAAAACCTGAAACCTCCGATCATCCTGTAAGGGATCCCAGACTGCAAAAAGGCTTCCTCGATCACCCTTGACTGCGCGTTAGTCCTGTAAAGGACGGCGATCCTTGAAAAATCCCCTTTTGCAAAACGCCTGGCGTTGTCGGCAATGAACAGGGCTTCGTCTTTTTCGTCTTTCGCGAGATATCCGGCCACTGCATCTCCTTTTGCGTTCTTTGTCCAGAGAGTTTTCGGTTTTCTCATCGCGTTTTTGGCGATAACAGCATTCGCCGCGTCAAGGATGTTCTGCGTAGAGCGGTAATTTTCCTCGAGTTTGAATACTTTCGCATCTTTATAGTCCTTTTCAAAATCGAGGATATTGGCTATATCGGCGCCCCTGAACCCGTATATGCTCTGGTCGTCGTCACCGACCACGCAGATGTTCTTGTGCCCGCCGGCCAGGAGCTTCGTGATCATGTACTGGGCGCGGTTGGTATCCTGGTACTCGTCCACATTTATATAGAGGAACCGTTCCTGGTAATATTTCCTTACGCTCTCGTGTTTTTCAAGCAGCTCCACCGCGTACATCAGCATATCGTCAAAATCTAGGGCGTTGTTCTTGTTCAGTTTTTCCTGGTAAAGCCTGTAGCAGATCGAGACTTTTTCCTGCCATATATCCGATGCTCTTGCCATGTACTGCGCGTCGTTCACCAGGTCGTTTTTTGCTTTGCTTATAGATTCTAGCATCGCCGCGGGCTTGTACCGTTTTTCGTCCAGGTCCGCTTCCTTAAGCACCTGCTTCATCAGGATCTTCTGGTCGTTCTCGTCAAAGATAACATAGTTCTTTTCCCGTCCCAGTTTTTCAATGTCCCGCCGCAGTATCCTCCCGCAAATGGAATGGAAAGTGCCCACCCACATGTCTTTTGCCAGAATACCTACGAGATGTTTTAAGCGGTGTTTCATTTCATTAGCCGCCTTGTTCGTAAAAGTGACGGCCATTATCCTGTGGGGAGAGATGTTTTTTCCTTTTACAAGATAGGCGATCCTGTGGGTGAGCACCCTGGTCTTGCCTGAGCCGGCTCCGGCAATTATCA
It encodes the following:
- the rsmG gene encoding 16S rRNA (guanine(527)-N(7))-methyltransferase RsmG, with the translated sequence MDKEARFKIYSKELINWNKKFNLTSITDEDDIILKHFKDCETLKEAFDFSTGHPEVIDIGTGAGFPGLVLKVLFPDIKLTLLDCIKKKTGFLSHIADILGFKDIDIIWERAEDYAKKRREQYDVAVCRALAPLNIASELCLPFVKTGGIFIAMKGKDIETEIKNAEKALKIMGGKLERTIQVELDDEKNRKKYLHQIVVIKKEKLTPEKYPRKPGICKKRPL
- a CDS encoding BamA/TamA family outer membrane protein; protein product: MKKIFCISAAVFLLSGISLAIDFSLKSAPDLGSLTGPAVTKTDAVTVDSLITGINIKGNFIIPSGKILEQVSIRVGDRMTQQSLNNDVKAIYAMGYFADVTTDLNKSRKGTAVTFNVVENPCLKGITIEGCSVYPAAKIFSMMRSKQGEIMSFKSIQEDIKAIDDMYHKDGYILERVVNVTTDPDTDILQIKLVEGAIEQIALDGNTLTKNYVILREMKSKPGTVLNEKVLAKDLKRIFNLGFFSDISPDFEPAAAPDKIILLVKVKESKTNTINFGGGYGEREGMFGFLDLSAENVFGTGQGILLRGQAGQQQSTYQFRYMYPWFLPDKLGDKVSATVRRWYTIGKNVYLIGQPESDGKFNGWDLSLNKPVNDEWNVTLTLGSERVEPTVTYFDPYTSNTIGFSLAYDTRDNWMNPSTGRFATFGITKGWKVKPDITTDFTKNTVDLNQFLKLADKQVLAFHFGVGVGVGDIPPGELYYVGGANTVRGYDPSQAQVGTKKYVANIEYRYTFNETFQGVLFYDLGKAWYHPRWPDLDNSISGRGFGLRLNTPMGPIRLDFGVGAYKMFSEGVLHFSIGQAF
- a CDS encoding translocation/assembly module TamB domain-containing protein; translation: MIKKICCGCIIFLLTFSCAQSIPFFNIENPIFSNIKEEISKQASAMMGREISVGSVDEILLDSITLNDVRIAKFKKLSQGSVITIKRAKVHYNVIRVLAVKDIISAIGKIEVFEPKVYLEHEKDGSWNLAKLLDPGGGGAPPPPFKGKIFIRNGTVDFRDLSGFGPEHLKQPFVSKIANVTGTADLSKKDKIFFAVSCLSDGAPIRSEGKINLKTSRARIKLTAAGLKANPWIKYLAIPAVKATDLNGKTAVSLDIQTLPKMFIKGSVSISDGNIYGRPFSGKIDISFDEKRLVLGSDNGTFCGGTTTGNLAVLFAVKTPLINGEVNFSKADLKKLSGGLAGTKGLASGNVLINGAGENVNLTAEASLSDASLAGQNADRITGTAVFERGCVTFDRVEIFNGQSKVVSSGRIEKDLSFYARASASRFSVSNPYFLDGVRGTLDYFEGNISGRIDDSLFKRPFQNINFDAQMKISDARISMQDITSAEAQASLKKGAFELKKFILFAGDSKIEASGALARGTASSIMIRAKNANVADFKIIDKFAPSERGSNKGLLDVNVAIKGVPDKGTTPLEILQGLDVSCEMELKDAILSGEEVKTAKASFQLKEKKLEIKNITLTNSDSNISISGKAGLDDKADINLSGNIDLARLRPLTQRFARINGCAVFNGNISGKFSHPLALLNFRVKDLVFNEIKLDRLDGTIKYKDKFISVEGPVIISQGADRYSVSAELDLNGKEPSYSGQIYTNRGGLSTAVQISSMVYSEALRMIGSADKAPIKVAIRKDDISFPDLSGYRSQKGDVLFTPDNAFLKAWTKSVKPSAEQQRALDISKLKISGLLGANIFVKGRGADVEVKGSVRIINGLLGQYDFDSLDVSGSYKSGKIYLNGLSLKDHGGNLDASGMIDVKGPIDLNVSAKDLPAEKIETATGLSFPIDGRLTVKASANGKYFDPNINAVFSISKTTVGGFYVESLYSKARYSGGMLDIEELDIRNGKQKASIKGRMPFVSGKNIDIKIDLAGDNAGLLVTLFKGVSWTSGGGQVDLDLSGTIDKPLINGSVVINDAVVNIDQIRSTLYDFDADIKIVDSYMTIKRFSGTISGDRTLKKSDVFSIAGDIDLADLIGKKQIWLNIAAAPVTGSVGIPGFYSGQADLRRLSLKGTLSMDGSLSKRQKAVLSADLNIHDGKVIIPQGKQNDAAPFVDIGFDVDLNIGKSVYLVQGESNRPISLDMSNINLEVASENLELKGFLSSPTIIGDVDIKSGTVNILGRDFNILSEDKQEQYFSLNRSMIMKNTAIFSGGSGLTSALPYLSITAQSEVKVKEKVAQSTPPASGIDSGVPQEYTQQKVYVLTRATGIPSDKEKARPLNIQFFAFKEDASKTPPMVSTTYDQNKIREIILPDFVRDTLNLSNTGGVMDTNAILVDYLNSSINSYLVKSITGNVEKALGLESFTLDYNFGRDLEKYLPTRRGEYGYTDKPQLAVGIAKGFFDKIFIQLKYAQSTQQNTVYNNSSFNYQISWKIDRYYSLAYYREPMPYIKDWSVTYYKLMLQYAYVF
- the ruvB gene encoding Holliday junction branch migration DNA helicase RuvB — translated: MNEDKSRIVTLGRSDEDAAFSGLRPRRIDNYIGQEKVKESITVVMDAAKKRGETLEHILLYGPPGLGKTTLANILANEMGVNIKTTSGPAIERPGDLAAILTNLSENDVLFIDEIHRLNKVVEEILYPAMEDFGLDIVIGKGPSARSIRLDLPKFTLIGATTRIGLLTGPFRDRFGMISRLEFYTPQELTKIIEAAAEILSVHIDKEGALAIARRARGTPRIANRLLRRVRDWCQVKAGGSITKEVAASALKHLDVDELGLDNVDRKILLVIAEKFSGGPVGVDTISAAISEDPGTIEDVYEPYLMQIGFLDRTPKGRVLTEAAYRHIGKTPPQARNQKDVQQPASQISLL
- a CDS encoding transglycosylase SLT domain-containing protein, translated to MKNSGVLGLIFAVILSGTSFCYSQSSADYKKACYFINKGRFQQAVNMLAPLAENDSYILNDHAAFRLAAAFDVSGNKQQAEIEYTNLTNKFPESVFVGKAYYRLGELYAGKGDFLNAIANFEKSLSFNVPVFSRDVVIFRAAQCLEKLGYLDEAAERYSEIVVNYPKSRTTKVSKKKINQMGAVSILSSVQQIYKQTRSLFAVDISPDDSANEVWREGFILYKSGDFESAFIKLGQYPGDADPRIVSKCVFWRAKSAEKAGLVGEQHKLLEYITVNYPYTYYGMRACQILNYQVQSVPESGVSLPKLSELAIANIHFEKFKELLSIKYFEDAASEAKTMVYSSSSERDIKTGKLCLSLLLNLQKNYYHSIKTLEKAGEYDFYSTDLDSEKYLAMNLAYPTAFKSQVFAVAEKYGVDPYLVFALIREESRFNPRAVSRSSARGLAQIMPRTGRGIATRLYLRPYRTKYLFNPNLNIKMGVYYLSQLLKRFGGDKYLALASYNGGAGNVDKWLNRIDHSDIDEFVESIPLAETKLYVKKVLESYWQYIRIYGQS